A DNA window from Engystomops pustulosus chromosome 6, aEngPut4.maternal, whole genome shotgun sequence contains the following coding sequences:
- the LOC140065739 gene encoding nicotinamide N-methyltransferase-like: MSATHDKMMNSSTHKLYHVHGCDSRQYLENYFSKKPEMIFGDDSLIFPIENLTKTFKLGHIKGDILIDISKGSVIHHLYSACEFYKHIIVLKVNDRCILELKRWVDTRTGAFHWGHAAQLHVDIEGKSDHLNDKERKVRSALQHVVKCDLEKENMTEPIELPPADCIISFGFLEVISKNKDDYIRYLKKFSRLLKPGGHFVLIGLLYATYMIVGKDKLHVLKYDEEFVMKALVGEGFVIDRCEVKKRTNVSDLIDYKATIFILAHKEK; this comes from the exons ATGTCTGCGACACACGATAAGATGATGAATTCCAGCACCCACAAGCTCTATCATGTACATGGCTGTGATTCTAGACAATATCTAGagaattatttttcaaaaaaacctGAAATGATCTTTGGAGATGATTCCTTGATTTTTCCTATTGAAAATCTCACAAAAACATTCAAATTGG GTCACATTAAAGGAGATATCTTGATAGACATCAGCAAGGGTTCTGTGATTCATCATCTGTACTCAGCCTGTGAGTTCTACAAACACATCATAGTGCTGAAAGTCAATGACAGATGCATCCTAGAGctgaagagatgggtggacacacGTACAGGAGCATTTCACTGGGGACATGCTGCACAACTTCATGTTGACATTGAAGGAAAAAG TGACCATTTAAATGACAAAGAAAGAAAAGTGAGATCCGCGCTGCAACATGTTGTAAAATGTGATCTTGAGAAAGAAAATATGACAGAACCAATTGAATTACCACCAGCAGATTGTATAATTAGTTTTGGATTCCTAGAagttattagtaaaaacaaagaTGACTACATCAGATATCTGAAGAAGTTCTCAAGATTACTTAAACCTGGAGGACACTTTGTGTTAATTGGATTATTGTATGCGACATATATGATAGTCGGGAAAGATAAGCTCCATGTTTTAAAATATGATGAGGAGTTTGTCATGAAAGCTCTAGTTGGAGAAGGTTTTGTTATTGATCGCTGTGAGGTTAAAAAGAGAACAAATGTCAGTGATCTCATTGACTATAAGGCTACCATATTCATTTTAGCTCACAAGGAGAAGTAG